In Micromonospora sp. WMMD980, the following are encoded in one genomic region:
- a CDS encoding NAD-dependent epimerase/dehydratase family protein, with protein MKVAPRFGAGHRILVTGGAGFVPSHLVDRLVERGCTAVVLDNFVTGSKDNVAHLLEKPTFTLVEADISDGLPTDHPAMAERFDAILHMASPASPTDFEKLPVEILRVGSVATLALLERATADGARFLMASTSEAYGDPKEHPQRETYWGNVNPIGIRSVYDEAKRFSEAATMAYHRSRGTDTAIVRIFNTYGPRMRPDDGRAIPTFISQALRGEPITVHGTGNQTRSICYVDDLVRGILLLLDSTQAGPLNCGTEHEMSMRQLAETIVSLTGSSSEVSYITRASDDPEMRRPDLTLARELLGYEPTVTPEDGLGRTIAYFRERLGY; from the coding sequence ATGAAGGTCGCTCCCCGGTTCGGCGCCGGTCACCGCATCCTCGTCACCGGCGGCGCCGGATTCGTCCCGTCCCACCTGGTCGACCGGCTCGTCGAGCGCGGCTGCACCGCGGTGGTGCTGGACAACTTCGTCACCGGGTCCAAGGACAACGTGGCCCACCTGCTGGAGAAGCCCACCTTCACGCTTGTCGAGGCGGACATCTCCGACGGCCTGCCCACCGACCACCCGGCGATGGCCGAGCGGTTCGACGCGATCCTGCACATGGCGTCCCCGGCCAGCCCGACCGACTTCGAGAAGCTCCCGGTGGAGATCCTCCGGGTCGGCTCGGTGGCCACGCTGGCCCTGCTGGAGCGGGCCACCGCCGACGGCGCGCGGTTCCTGATGGCCTCCACCTCCGAGGCGTACGGGGACCCGAAGGAGCACCCGCAGCGGGAGACGTACTGGGGCAACGTCAACCCGATCGGCATCCGGAGCGTCTACGACGAGGCGAAGCGCTTCTCCGAGGCGGCCACCATGGCCTACCACCGCAGCCGGGGTACGGACACCGCGATCGTGCGGATCTTCAACACGTACGGGCCCCGGATGCGCCCGGACGACGGCCGCGCCATCCCGACCTTCATCTCCCAGGCGCTGCGCGGCGAGCCGATCACCGTGCACGGCACCGGCAACCAGACCCGGTCCATCTGCTACGTCGACGACCTGGTGCGGGGCATCCTGCTGCTGCTCGACTCGACGCAGGCCGGCCCGCTCAACTGCGGCACCGAGCACGAGATGTCGATGCGGCAACTGGCCGAGACGATCGTGTCACTCACCGGAAGCAGTTCCGAGGTGAGCTACATCACCCGCGCCTCGGACGACCCGGAGATGCGCCGCCCCGACCTGACGCTCGCCCGTGAACTGCTGGGATACGAGCCGACCGTGACGCCCGAAGACGGCCTCGGACGCACGATCGCGTACTTCCGCGAGCGGCTAGGGTACTGA
- a CDS encoding flavin reductase family protein: MFHVNHEPGAEIHHTDPFAVPAGQRSPVRRLRGRLAAPVTLWTAPGPAGLTVSSTLVAEGEPDRLLGLVDPESELWAAVEEAGRFAVTPLGPPHRQLADRFAGLFPSPGGLFALDAWTETPYGPVPAGAGGWAGCRLDAAREYGWGLLVEATVEAVDLPGETTPLLHYRGRYRELTD; the protein is encoded by the coding sequence ATGTTTCACGTGAATCATGAGCCGGGTGCCGAGATCCACCACACCGACCCGTTCGCGGTGCCGGCCGGGCAGCGTTCGCCGGTTCGCCGGCTACGTGGCCGGCTGGCCGCTCCGGTGACGCTCTGGACCGCGCCCGGCCCGGCCGGCCTCACCGTCTCCTCCACGCTCGTCGCCGAGGGGGAACCGGACCGGCTGCTCGGCCTCGTCGACCCGGAGTCGGAACTGTGGGCGGCGGTCGAGGAGGCCGGCCGGTTCGCGGTCACCCCACTGGGACCGCCCCACCGGCAACTCGCCGACCGCTTCGCCGGCCTGTTCCCGTCGCCGGGCGGGTTGTTCGCCCTCGACGCGTGGACCGAGACGCCGTACGGGCCGGTGCCGGCGGGCGCGGGTGGGTGGGCCGGCTGCCGGCTCGACGCCGCCCGGGAGTACGGCTGGGGCCTGCTGGTCGAAGCCACCGTCGAGGCGGTCGACCTCCCCGGTGAGACCACCCCCCTGCTGCACTACCGGGGCCGCTACCGGGAGCTGACCGACTAG
- a CDS encoding DUF485 domain-containing protein has protein sequence MSTDTPASAPSESTAERYLAVQRSDEFAGLRRALRGFVFPMTVAFFLWYALYVILSAYARGFMGTKLVGNINVALVFGLLQFVSTFVIAWLYSRFANRRIDPVADRIRAEMGEVTDEHGPRG, from the coding sequence ATGTCCACGGACACACCCGCGTCCGCACCCTCCGAATCGACGGCGGAAAGGTACCTAGCCGTCCAGCGGTCGGACGAGTTCGCCGGGTTGCGGCGCGCGCTGCGCGGCTTCGTCTTCCCGATGACCGTCGCGTTCTTCCTGTGGTACGCGCTCTACGTCATCCTCTCCGCGTACGCGCGGGGATTCATGGGGACGAAGCTGGTCGGCAACATCAACGTCGCCCTGGTCTTCGGCCTGCTCCAGTTCGTCTCGACGTTCGTCATCGCCTGGCTCTACTCGCGGTTCGCCAACCGGCGGATCGACCCGGTCGCCGACCGGATCCGCGCCGAGATGGGGGAGGTGACCGATGAACACGGTCCTCGCGGCTGA
- a CDS encoding SRPBCC family protein yields the protein MPVVEAVVTVPVPPDVAFAVSQTVAPVRYRWDPFVREQHFTDGATRPGRGVRTFTRSRHGLTMVSEYVSWSPPTNVGMKMVRGPWFFERFGGGWRFAPGPQPGTTVATWRYNFRCRPAFLRPVAERVGTWLLGRDIRRRIAGYAAGCADPEVLAAAHRSLAT from the coding sequence ATGCCGGTCGTCGAGGCGGTCGTCACCGTGCCGGTCCCGCCGGACGTGGCGTTCGCCGTCTCCCAGACCGTCGCCCCGGTGCGCTACCGGTGGGACCCGTTCGTCCGCGAGCAGCACTTCACCGACGGCGCCACCCGGCCCGGTCGTGGCGTGCGCACCTTCACCCGCTCCCGGCACGGCCTGACCATGGTCAGCGAGTACGTCTCCTGGTCGCCGCCGACGAACGTGGGCATGAAGATGGTCCGTGGGCCGTGGTTCTTCGAGCGGTTCGGCGGCGGGTGGCGCTTCGCGCCCGGCCCGCAGCCGGGCACCACGGTGGCCACCTGGCGCTACAACTTCCGGTGCCGCCCGGCGTTCCTGCGCCCGGTGGCGGAACGGGTCGGCACGTGGCTGCTCGGGCGGGACATCCGCCGCCGGATCGCCGGCTACGCGGCCGGCTGCGCCGACCCGGAGGTGCTGGCCGCCGCCCACCGCTCGCTCGCCACCTAG
- a CDS encoding cation acetate symporter translates to MNTVLAAEAGSTTARNLTITLFLIFVAITLAITVWASRQTKTATDFYAGGRSFSGFQNGMAIGGDYMSAASFLGIAGIIALYGYDGFLYSIGFLVAWLVALLLVAELLRNSGRYTMADVLAFRMRQRPVRTAAAVSTITVSIFYLLAQMVGAGALVALLLGIKPGTTFLGMDADTAKVATIIMVGALMIIYVTVGGMKGTTYVQIVKAFLLMSGAIVMTLLVLAKYKFNLSSLLGDAADASGKGAAFLEPGLRYGVETPGDALKTFYSKMDLLSLGIALVLGTAGLPHILIRFYTVPTARAARKSVLWAIGIIGAFYLLTLALGFGAAAIVGGQAITAQDKAGNTAAPQLAEALGVDFLGGNLGGATLLAIIAAVAFATILAVVAGLTLASSSSLAHDFYANVVKHGQASERQEVNVARISALAIGAVSIVLSIFAQSLNVAFLVALAFAVAASGNLPAILYSLFWKRFNTSGAVWAIYGGLLAAVLLVFFSPVVSGAPTAMFPDHDWHWFPLSNPGIISIPFGFLCGWIGTILSKESDDDKYAELEVRSLTGAGAH, encoded by the coding sequence ATGAACACGGTCCTCGCGGCTGAGGCGGGCAGCACCACCGCCCGGAACCTCACCATCACGCTGTTCCTGATCTTCGTGGCGATCACGCTGGCGATCACCGTGTGGGCCAGCCGGCAGACCAAGACCGCCACCGACTTCTACGCCGGTGGGCGTTCCTTCTCCGGCTTCCAGAACGGCATGGCGATCGGCGGCGACTACATGTCCGCCGCGTCCTTCCTGGGCATCGCCGGCATCATCGCCCTCTACGGCTACGACGGCTTCCTCTACTCGATCGGCTTCCTGGTCGCCTGGCTGGTGGCGCTGCTGCTCGTCGCCGAACTGCTGCGCAACTCCGGCCGGTACACGATGGCCGACGTGCTGGCGTTCCGGATGCGGCAACGGCCGGTGCGGACCGCGGCGGCGGTCTCCACCATCACCGTGTCGATCTTCTACCTGCTGGCCCAGATGGTCGGCGCCGGCGCGCTGGTGGCCCTGCTGCTCGGCATCAAGCCGGGCACCACGTTCCTCGGCATGGACGCCGACACCGCCAAGGTCGCCACCATCATCATGGTCGGCGCCCTGATGATCATCTACGTCACCGTCGGCGGCATGAAGGGCACCACCTACGTCCAGATCGTCAAGGCGTTCCTGCTGATGAGCGGCGCGATCGTGATGACGCTGCTGGTGCTCGCCAAGTACAAGTTCAACCTGTCCTCGCTGCTCGGCGACGCGGCCGACGCCTCGGGCAAGGGGGCGGCCTTCCTCGAACCCGGGCTGCGCTACGGCGTCGAGACACCAGGCGACGCGCTGAAGACGTTCTACAGCAAGATGGACCTGCTCTCGCTCGGCATCGCCCTGGTGCTCGGCACCGCCGGTCTACCGCACATCCTGATCCGCTTCTACACCGTGCCGACCGCGCGGGCGGCCCGCAAGAGCGTGCTCTGGGCGATCGGCATCATCGGCGCGTTCTACCTGCTCACCCTGGCCCTGGGCTTCGGCGCCGCGGCGATCGTGGGCGGGCAGGCGATCACCGCGCAGGACAAGGCGGGCAACACCGCCGCACCGCAGTTGGCCGAGGCGCTCGGCGTGGACTTCCTCGGCGGGAACCTGGGTGGCGCGACACTGCTGGCGATCATCGCGGCGGTCGCGTTCGCCACGATCCTCGCCGTGGTGGCCGGATTGACGTTGGCGTCGTCGTCGAGCCTGGCGCACGACTTCTACGCCAACGTCGTCAAGCACGGGCAGGCGTCGGAGCGGCAGGAGGTCAACGTCGCCCGGATCTCCGCGCTGGCGATCGGCGCGGTCTCGATCGTGCTGTCGATCTTCGCGCAGAGCCTCAACGTGGCGTTCCTGGTCGCGCTGGCGTTCGCGGTCGCCGCCTCCGGCAACCTGCCGGCGATCCTCTACAGCCTGTTCTGGAAGCGGTTCAACACCTCGGGCGCGGTCTGGGCGATCTACGGCGGCCTGCTCGCCGCCGTACTGCTGGTGTTCTTCTCCCCGGTCGTCTCCGGCGCGCCGACGGCGATGTTCCCCGACCACGACTGGCACTGGTTCCCGCTGTCGAACCCGGGCATCATCTCGATCCCGTTCGGCTTCCTCTGCGGCTGGATCGGCACGATCCTGTCCAAGGAGAGCGACGACGACAAGTACGCGGAACTGGAGGTGCGCTCGCTCACCGGCGCGGGCGCGCACTGA